From a single Paenibacillus sp. FSL W8-0426 genomic region:
- the rimM gene encoding ribosome maturation factor RimM (Essential for efficient processing of 16S rRNA) — protein sequence MSQFMNVGKIVNTHGIRGELKIMPTTDFPEVRFAKNAELYLFMPDGQSVLAKVEAARPHKNMYIVRFKEFGNINEVEKFKGGMAKVSKEDLAELEENEYYFHQIIGCSVVTEEGDTLGKITDILTPGANDVWVVKTSAGKEVLIPVIDDVVLDVDIEQQQVKIHLMEGLL from the coding sequence ATGTCACAATTCATGAATGTAGGTAAAATCGTTAACACTCACGGCATCCGCGGTGAACTGAAAATCATGCCCACCACGGACTTTCCTGAAGTTCGCTTTGCCAAAAATGCAGAGCTTTATTTGTTCATGCCTGACGGGCAATCCGTATTGGCAAAGGTTGAAGCGGCTCGTCCGCACAAAAACATGTATATCGTTCGTTTTAAGGAATTTGGCAACATTAACGAGGTGGAGAAATTCAAAGGCGGTATGGCCAAGGTTTCGAAGGAAGACCTTGCCGAGCTGGAGGAAAACGAATATTATTTCCATCAAATTATCGGCTGCTCCGTCGTCACTGAAGAAGGCGATACACTGGGCAAGATTACAGACATTTTGACACCCGGCGCCAATGATGTATGGGTCGTTAAGACATCTGCCGGCAAAGAAGTGCTGATTCCGGTGATTGACGACGTTGTACTGGATGTGGACATCGAGCAGCAGCAGGTCAAAATTCATCTGATGGAAGGGTTACTATAG
- a CDS encoding putative DNA-binding protein has translation MSQENRLDKTNRINLLFAFYEPLLTEKQQTFLKYYFHDDFSLGEIAAEFEISRQAVYEHIKRAEQVLENYESKLGLLEKHERRGRTLEQLRMALERAGVSVDNDKQINDLVRQLAD, from the coding sequence GTGAGTCAAGAGAACCGGCTGGACAAGACAAACCGGATAAACTTGCTATTTGCTTTCTATGAGCCATTGCTTACGGAGAAGCAGCAAACATTTTTGAAGTATTACTTTCATGATGACTTCTCGCTCGGTGAGATTGCTGCCGAGTTCGAGATCAGCCGCCAGGCGGTATATGAGCATATCAAGCGTGCGGAGCAGGTGCTGGAAAACTACGAAAGCAAGCTGGGCTTGCTGGAGAAGCATGAACGGCGCGGCCGTACTTTGGAACAATTGCGAATGGCATTGGAACGCGCAGGCGTTTCCGTGGATAACGACAAACAAATAAACGATCTGGTTCGTCAGTTAGCGGATTGA
- the ffh gene encoding signal recognition particle protein, with translation MAFEGLTTRLQNVFSKLRGKGKVSEEDVAEAMREVRLALLEADVNFKVVKEFIAKVKEKAVGKEVMDSFTPGMVIIDIVNKELTELMGGSQSKLAKANKPPTVIMMVGLQGAGKTTTSGKLAKMLQKQNSRPLLVAGDIYRPAAIKQLQVLGEQLKAPVFSLGDQTSPVEIARQGLQHAKENGNDYVIIDTAGRLHVDEQLMEELRQIHSTVNPDEVLLVVDSMTGQDAVNVAEHFNNQLELTGVVLTKLDGDTRGGAALSVKAVTGCPIKFASLGEKLDALEPFHPERMASRILGMGDMLSLIEKAQSNIDTEKAKEMERKMRNAEFTFEDFLEQMDQVKKLGPIDQIMDMIPGMGKMKQAKDLKVDDKQMGRIEAIVFSMTTEEKRNPDLINHSRRKRIATGSGTSLAEVNRLIKQFDEMRRMMKQLSDMMGPKGGKNKAMKQLKGLGKGMKFPFR, from the coding sequence ATGGCATTTGAAGGATTGACGACCCGACTGCAAAATGTGTTCAGCAAGCTGCGCGGCAAAGGCAAAGTGTCCGAAGAAGATGTTGCCGAAGCGATGCGCGAGGTTCGTCTGGCATTGCTCGAAGCGGACGTAAACTTCAAAGTGGTCAAGGAATTCATCGCCAAGGTGAAAGAAAAGGCTGTCGGCAAAGAAGTGATGGACAGCTTTACGCCAGGCATGGTCATCATCGACATCGTTAACAAAGAGTTGACGGAGCTGATGGGCGGAAGCCAGTCCAAGCTGGCCAAGGCCAACAAACCGCCGACGGTGATCATGATGGTCGGTTTGCAGGGTGCGGGGAAAACGACCACATCCGGCAAACTTGCCAAAATGCTGCAGAAGCAAAACAGCCGTCCATTGTTGGTGGCGGGCGACATTTATCGTCCGGCAGCCATCAAGCAGCTGCAGGTGCTCGGTGAGCAGCTGAAGGCTCCGGTCTTTAGCCTGGGAGACCAGACAAGCCCGGTAGAGATTGCTCGCCAAGGTTTGCAGCACGCCAAGGAGAACGGCAATGATTACGTCATTATCGATACGGCAGGCCGCCTGCACGTCGATGAACAGTTGATGGAGGAATTGCGCCAGATCCATAGCACGGTAAATCCGGACGAAGTACTGCTTGTCGTGGACAGCATGACGGGTCAGGATGCCGTTAACGTGGCTGAGCATTTCAACAACCAGCTTGAGTTGACCGGCGTTGTTCTGACCAAGCTGGATGGCGATACGCGCGGCGGTGCCGCTTTGTCGGTAAAAGCCGTTACCGGTTGCCCGATCAAGTTTGCTTCGCTCGGCGAAAAGCTTGATGCACTGGAGCCTTTCCATCCGGAACGAATGGCATCCCGTATTCTGGGGATGGGCGACATGCTCTCATTGATCGAGAAAGCCCAGTCCAACATCGATACCGAAAAAGCGAAGGAAATGGAACGTAAAATGCGTAATGCCGAATTTACGTTCGAGGATTTCCTGGAGCAAATGGATCAGGTGAAAAAGCTGGGACCGATCGACCAGATCATGGACATGATACCCGGCATGGGCAAGATGAAACAAGCCAAGGACCTTAAAGTCGATGACAAACAAATGGGACGCATCGAAGCGATCGTGTTCTCGATGACAACGGAAGAGAAACGAAATCCGGACCTCATCAACCACAGCCGCCGGAAACGGATTGCAACAGGCAGCGGAACTTCGCTTGCGGAAGTCAACCGCCTGATTAAGCAATTCGATGAAATGCGGCGCATGATGAAGCAATTGTCCGACATGATGGGCCCTAAAGGCGGTAAAAACAAAGCGATGAAGCAGCTCAAAGGCTTGGGCAAGGGAATGAAATTTCCTTTCCGTTGA
- a CDS encoding KH domain-containing protein, whose product MEELVSTIAKALVDHPEDVAVRTVEKDRLVVYELTVHPDDVGKVIGKQGRIAKSLRTVVTSAAVKMDKRVTVDIIS is encoded by the coding sequence ATGGAAGAATTAGTAAGTACAATTGCTAAGGCTTTGGTCGATCATCCGGAAGATGTGGCAGTTCGAACGGTGGAGAAGGATCGGCTCGTCGTTTACGAGCTGACCGTTCATCCCGACGATGTCGGAAAGGTGATCGGCAAGCAAGGGCGAATCGCGAAATCTCTGCGTACGGTCGTCACGTCAGCAGCAGTTAAGATGGATAAACGGGTTACCGTTGATATCATATCTTAA
- the rpsP gene encoding 30S ribosomal protein S16, which translates to MAVRIRLKRMGAHKAPFYRVVVSDSRSPRDGRFIEEIGYYNPVEQPAVVKIDEDKALQWLQNGAQASDTVRNLLSKAGVMKKFHESKQSK; encoded by the coding sequence ATGGCAGTTCGTATTCGTCTGAAACGTATGGGTGCTCACAAAGCTCCTTTCTACCGCGTCGTGGTATCGGATTCCCGTTCCCCGCGTGATGGTCGTTTTATCGAGGAGATCGGTTACTACAACCCGGTTGAACAACCGGCAGTTGTCAAAATCGATGAAGATAAAGCATTGCAATGGCTCCAAAACGGTGCGCAAGCATCCGACACTGTTCGCAACTTGCTGAGCAAAGCGGGCGTGATGAAAAAGTTCCACGAGTCCAAACAATCGAAATAA
- a CDS encoding hemolysin III family protein has translation MANTYTYSRREEVANAVTHGIGAALSVAALVLLIVFSSMKGTVWHVVSFTIYGITMLLLYTNSTMVHALKEGKAKDLFEFFDHSSIYLFIAGTYTPFLFVAVRGTLGWTLFGVIWGIALAGVIFKAFFTKRFLFMSTLFYLAMGWLIVIAWQPLVAAVPTGGITLLVAGGIMYTLGTLFYVWRGFPYHHAIWHLFVLAGSILHFFAVLLYLTPLR, from the coding sequence ATGGCCAACACCTATACCTATTCCCGCCGCGAGGAAGTCGCCAATGCCGTGACCCATGGCATCGGCGCCGCCCTTAGCGTGGCTGCATTGGTGCTGCTCATCGTATTTTCAAGCATGAAGGGCACTGTATGGCATGTCGTCAGCTTCACGATTTACGGTATTACGATGCTGCTGCTGTACACCAACTCAACCATGGTCCATGCCCTGAAGGAGGGCAAGGCCAAAGATTTGTTCGAGTTTTTTGACCATTCATCCATCTACCTTTTCATTGCAGGTACCTATACGCCGTTTTTGTTCGTGGCAGTGCGCGGAACGCTTGGATGGACCTTGTTCGGCGTTATTTGGGGCATCGCCTTGGCGGGCGTCATTTTCAAGGCGTTTTTCACGAAACGGTTTTTGTTCATGTCCACGTTGTTTTACCTCGCAATGGGCTGGTTGATCGTTATTGCCTGGCAGCCGCTGGTGGCAGCTGTACCTACCGGCGGCATTACGCTTCTGGTGGCCGGGGGAATCATGTACACGCTCGGAACGCTGTTTTATGTGTGGCGCGGTTTCCCTTACCACCATGCGATTTGGCATTTGTTCGTGCTTGCAGGCAGCATCCTTCATTTCTTCGCGGTGCTGTTATACCTCACGCCACTGCGTTAA
- the trmD gene encoding tRNA (guanosine(37)-N1)-methyltransferase TrmD encodes MKVDVLTLFPEMFEGVFGSSILGKAQAKGLVSLNAVNFRDYANNKHHTVDDTPYGGGGGMVLKPDPIFAAVEDVVQQRGPEGKRPRIILMCPQGETFTQKKAEELVQEDHLIFICGHYEGYDERIREFLVTDELSIGDYVLTGGELPAMVAIDSIARLIPGVLGNETSAVTDSFSTGLLEYPHYTRPPEFRGMKVPDVLLSGHHSNIEAWRREQSLLRTLERRPDLLETAELSKKEREWLDKLRSKKQETGSGDR; translated from the coding sequence ATGAAGGTCGATGTACTGACGTTATTCCCGGAAATGTTCGAAGGTGTGTTTGGTTCAAGCATTTTGGGCAAAGCCCAGGCAAAAGGGCTGGTTTCCCTGAATGCCGTCAATTTTCGGGACTATGCCAACAACAAACATCATACGGTGGATGATACCCCTTATGGCGGCGGAGGCGGAATGGTGCTTAAGCCTGATCCGATCTTCGCAGCCGTGGAGGATGTCGTGCAGCAGCGGGGACCTGAAGGGAAACGGCCGCGCATCATACTGATGTGCCCGCAAGGAGAGACCTTCACGCAGAAAAAGGCGGAAGAACTCGTGCAGGAGGATCACCTGATTTTTATATGCGGCCATTATGAGGGTTACGATGAACGAATTCGCGAATTCCTCGTCACGGACGAGCTGTCCATTGGGGACTACGTGCTGACTGGAGGCGAATTGCCGGCCATGGTGGCCATTGACAGCATTGCACGACTTATTCCGGGCGTGCTGGGCAATGAAACGAGTGCGGTGACCGATTCGTTCAGCACGGGGCTGTTGGAGTACCCGCATTACACCCGACCGCCGGAATTCAGAGGCATGAAGGTGCCGGATGTGCTGCTGTCAGGACATCATTCGAATATCGAAGCCTGGCGCAGGGAGCAGTCGCTGCTCCGCACGCTGGAGCGCAGGCCGGACCTGCTCGAAACGGCGGAGCTGTCCAAGAAAGAACGCGAGTGGCTGGACAAGCTTCGTTCGAAGAAACAGGAAACCGGATCAGGGGACCGATGA